A window of the Brassica napus cultivar Da-Ae chromosome C5, Da-Ae, whole genome shotgun sequence genome harbors these coding sequences:
- the LOC125587567 gene encoding T-complex protein 1 subunit zeta 1-like, translating to MSVRVLNPNAEVLNKTAALHMTINAAKGLQDVLKSNLGPKGTIKMLVGGSGDIKLTKDGNTLLKEMQIQNPTAIMIARTAVAQDDISGDGTTSTVIFIGELMKQSERCIDEGMHPRVLVDGFEIAKRATLQFLDTFKTPVVMGDEPDKEILKMVARTTLRTKLYEGLADQLTDIVVNSVLCIRKPEEPIDLFMVEIMHMRHKFDVDTRLVEGLVLDHGSRHPDMKRRAENCHILTCNVSLEYEKSEINAGFFYSNAEQREAMVTAERRSVDERVNKIIELKNKVCAGNDNSFVIINQKGIDPPSLDLLAREGIIALRRAKRRNMERLVLACGGEAVNSVDDLTPDSLGWAGLVYEHVLGEEKYTFVEQVKNPHSCTILIKGPNDHTIAQIKDAVRDGLRSVKNTLEDECVVLGAGAFEVAARQHLMNEVKKTVQGRAQLGVEAFANALLVVPKTLAENAGLDTQDVIISLTSEHDKGNVVGVSLVDGEPIDPQLAGIFDNYSVKRQLINSGPVIASQLLLVDEVIRAGRNMRKPT from the exons ATGTCTGTGCGTGTGCTGAATCCTAATGCGGAGGTGCTCAACAAAACGGCGGCGCTTCATATGACCATCAACGCCGCTAAAGGTTTACAGGATGTGCTCAAATCCAATCTCGGTCCCAAGGGAACCATCAAGAT GCTTGTTGGTGGCTCCGGTGATATCAAGCTTACCAAGGACGGCAACACGCTTTTGAAGGAAATG CAAATTCAAAATCCTACGGCTATCATGATTGCGAGGACAGCTGTTGCACAGGATGACATTAGTGGTGACGGTACTACTTCCACTGTCATCTTCATTGGTGAGCTCATGAAACAGTCCGAGCGTTGCATCGATGAAG GAATGCATCCACGTGTCTTAGTTGATGGTTTCGAGATTGCAAAAAGAGCTACTCTTCAGTTTCTCGACACTTTTAAGACACCTGTGGTTATGGGCGATGAGCCTGATAAAGAGATCCTGAAAATGGTTGCCAGGACCACGCTAAGAACAAAG TTGTATGAAGGCTTAGCTGATCAACTGACTGATATTGTTGTTAATTCG GTTCTCTGCATTCGGAAGCCTGAGGAACCTATTGATCTGTTTATGGTTGAGATAATGCACATGCGCCATAAATTTGATGTTGACACACGATTG GTTGAGGGGCTTGTGCTGGATCATGGTTCAAGACACCCTGACATGAAGCGACGTGCAGAGAATTGTCACATCCTTACTTGCAATGTGTCTCTGGAGTATGAGAAGAG TGAAATTAATGCAGGGTTTTTCTACTCGAATGCGGAGCAGAGGGAAGCCATGGTTACTGCAGAGCGACGTTCAGTTGATGAAAGAGTCAACAAAATTATTGAGCTGAAGAATAAG GTTTGTGCTGGTAACGATAACAGCTTTGTTATCATAAATCAGAAGGGTATTGATCCCCCATCATTGGATCTGCTTGCTAGAGAAGGG ATAATTGCCCTTCGAAGAGCGAAGAGGAGGAACATGGAACGTTTGGTGTTGGCATGTGGGGGAGAAGCTGTGAACTCCGTTGATGACTTGACCCCGGACTCTCTTGGCTGGGCTGGACTTGTATATGAGCACGTTCTGGGGGAAGAGAAGTACACATTTGTGGAGCAAGTGAAGAATCCTCATTCGTGTACTATCCTCATTAAAG GGCCTAACGATCACACCATTGCTCAAATTAAGGACGCTGTCCGTGATGGTTTAAGATCAGTCAAGAATACATTGGAAGATGAGTGTGTTGTATTA GGAGCTGGAGCTTTTGAAGTTGCAGCAAGACAGCACTTAATGAATGAAGTCAAGAAAACCGTTCAAGGG CGAGCTCAGCTCGGTGTAGAAGCTTTTGCTAACGCTCTTCTGGTGGTTCCGAAGACACTAGCTGAAAATGCTGGGCTGGATACACAAGACGTTATCATTTCACTTACG AGTGAGCATGACAAAGGAAACGTCGTGGGAGTAAGCCTGGTGGACGGAGAACCCATCGACCCTCAGCTTGCTGGTATATTCGACAACTACTCGGTGAAACGCCAACTTATAAACTCAGG GCCGGTGATAGCTTCGCAGTTGCTATTAGTGGATGAAGTGATTCGTGCTGGAAGGAATATGAGGAAGCCTACTTAA
- the LOC125587570 gene encoding uncharacterized protein LOC125587570, whose amino-acid sequence MKQVRRSSGDKSGSKMNHCNLKQNAFMSPEESIGFVVPVSCNSVDTVVCPKPRRVGILLNNVIRPYRLLHSSQSGAADVCDSKAGADLLDIILRKDETLSAVVASSPPFFLGSPPSRASNPLAQDARFGDEKLNPISPSLSSPSSSSSRVKGGGCGRVKFGIIQGAVRVEGFNCLNRDSCIPATA is encoded by the exons ATGAAACAGGTTAGGCGTTCTTCTGGAGATAAAAGTGGTTCGAAGATGAATCATTGCAACCTTAAGCAGAACGCCTTCATGTCTCCCGAGGAATCCATAGGATTTGTTGTTCCTGTCTCTTGTAACTCTGTCGACACCGTTGTTTGTCCTAAGCCTCGTCGCGTTGGCATTCTCCTCAATAACGTTATTCGTCCGTATAGATTATTACATTCTAG TCAATCAGGAGCAGCGGATGTATGTGATTCTAAAGCTGGGGCAGATCTTTTGGACATCATTCTTAGAAAg GATGAGACATTGTCCGCTGTAGTAGCTTCATCACCTCCATTTTTCCTCGGGTCTCCCCCGAGCAGAGCATCAAACCCGTTAGCTCAAGATGCGCGATTTGGAGACGAAAAACTCAACCCTATCTCACCCTCGCTCTCAtctccatcttcatcttcatctcgTGTCAAAGGAGGAGGTTGTGGTCGAGTGAAGTTTGGGATTATACAGGGAGCTGTAAGAGTTGAGGGATTCAATTGCTTAAACAGGGACTCATGCATACCTGCCACGGCTTAG
- the LOC106382858 gene encoding delta(7)-sterol-C5(6)-desaturase 1 — translation MAVDSEYLMQFVEETSFYNRIVLSHLLPSNLWDPLPHFLQTWLRNYLAGTLLYFISGFLWCFYIYYLKLNVYLPREAIPTRKAMLLQISVAMKAMPWYTLLPTVSEYMIESGWTKCYSRIGEVSWFLYFVSIAVYLVLVEFGIYWMHRELHDIKPLYKYLHATHHIYNKQNTLSPFAGLAFHPLDGILQAVPHVVALFIVPIHFTTHLGLLFMEAIWTANIHDCIHGNIWPVMGAGYHTIHHTTYKHNYGHYTIWMDWMFGSLRDPLLQEDDNKAE, via the exons ATGGCGGTGGACAGTGAGTATCTGATGCAGTTTGTGGAAGAAACCTCGTTTTACAATCGCATTGTTCTGAGTCACCTCTTGCCGTCGAATCTGTGGGATCCATTACCTCATTTTCTCCAGACATGGCTCCGGAACTACCTCGCTGGAACACTGCTCTACTTCATCTCAGGCTTTCTCTGGTGCTTCTACATCTATTACCTCAAACTTAACGTTTATCTCCCCAGAG AGGCCATTCCTACAAGAAAGGCTATGCTTTTACAAATATCTGTGGCAATGAAGGCGATGCCTTGGTACACTCTGCTTCCAACTGTATCCGAGTACATGATCGAAAGTGGTTGGACCAAATGTTACTCTAGAATAGGCGAAGTCAGCTGGTTCCTCTACTTTGTTTCCATCGCTGTCTACCTTGTTCTAGTCGAGTTTGGTATTTATTGGATGCACAGAGAGCTTCATGACATTAAGCCTCTCTACAAGTATCTCCATGCCACCCATCATATCTACAACAAGCAGAACACACTCTCTCCCTTTGCcg GGCTTGCGTTTCATCCACTAGACGGGATACTTCAGGCAGTACCGCATGTGGTAGCTCTGTTCATAGTGCCGATTCATTTCACAACCCATCTAGGTCTCTTGTTCATGGAAGCGATATGGACAGCGAACATACATGACTGCATCCACGGCAACATTTGGCCTGTGATGGGTGCAGGGTACCATACGATACACCACACCACGTACAAGCATAACTATGGTCATTACACCATATGGATGGATTGGATGTTTGGCTCTCTTAGAGACCCTCTCTTACAAGAAGATGACAACAAAGCAGAGTGA
- the LOC125587569 gene encoding 40S ribosomal protein S7-like, translating to MFSAQNKIHKDKGVAPTDFEQEVAQAFFDLENTNQELKSDLKDLYINQAVQMDCSGNRKAIVIYVPFRLRKAFRKIHPRLVRELEKKFSGKDVIFVATRRIMRPPKKGSAVQRPRNRTLTSVHEAMLEDVAYPAEIVGKRTRYRVDGTKIMKVFLEPKERNNTEYKLETMVGVYRKLTGRDVVFEYPVAEA from the exons ATGTTCTCTGCTCAGAACAAGATCCACAAGGACAAGGGTGTGGCACCAACAGACTTCGAACAGGAAGTTGCTCAg GCTTTCTTTGACTTAGAAAACACCAACCAGGAGTTGAAAAGCGACTTGAAAGATCTCTACATTAACCAAGCTGT TCAGATGGATTGTTCTGGCAACCGCAAGGCTATTGTGATCTACGTTCCCTTCAGATTAAGGAAAGCCTTCCGCAAGATCCATCCTCGTCTTGTCAGAGAGCTAGAGAAGAAGTTCAGTGGCAAAGATGTTATCTTTGTTGCCACCAGGAGAATCATGCGTCCCCCTAAGAAGGGCTCAGCTGTTCAGAGACCACGCAACAGGACTCTCACCTCCGTCCATGAAGCCATGCTTGAGGATGTCGCTTACCCTGCTGAGATTGTTGGAAAGCGTACTAGATACCGTGTTGATGGCACCAAGATCatgaag GTGTTTTTGGAGCCTAAGGAGAGGAACAACACTGAGTACAAGCTTGAGACAATGGTCGGTGTCTACAGGAAACTTACAGGGAGAGATGTAGTTTTCGAGTACCCAGTCGCAGAAGCTTGA
- the LOC106453223 gene encoding 14-3-3-like protein GF14 nu, whose translation MSSPREENVYLAKLAEQAERYEEMVEFMEKVAKTVDSEELTVEERNLLSVAYKNVIGARRASWRIISSIEQKEESRGNEDHVAIIKDYRGKIETELSKICDGILNLLDSHLVPAASLAESKVFYLKMKGDYHRYLAEFKTGAERKDAAENTLVAYKSAQDIALSDLPPTHPIRLGLALNFSVFYYEILNSPDRACNLAKQAFDEAISELDTLGEESYKDSTLIMQLLRDNLTLWTSDINDEAGGDEIKEASKDEPEEGKQA comes from the exons ATGTCGTCTCCTCGTGAAGAGAATGTGTACTTGGCCAAGTTAGCCGAGCAAGCCGAGCGTTACGAGGAGATGGTCGAGTTCATGGAGAAAGTCGCCAAGACCGTTGACTCCGAGGAGCTCACCGTGGAAGAGAGGAACCTCTTGTCCGTTGCTTACAAGAACGTGATTGGTGCTAGGAGAGCTTCCTGGAGGATCATCTCTTCGATTGAGCAGAAGGAAGAGAGCAGAGGGAACGAGGATCACGTTGCTATTATCAAGGACTACAGAGGAAAGATCGAGACAGAGCTAAGCAAGATCTGCGATGGGATTTTGAATCTTTTGGATTCTCATCTTGTTCCCGCTGCGTCTTTGGCTGAGTCTAAGGTGTTTTATCTGAAGATGAAGGGGGATTACCATAGGTACCTTGCTGAGTTTAAGACTGGTGCTGAGAGGAAGGATGCTGCTGAGAACACTCTCGTGGCGTACAAGTCTGCTCAG GATATTGCACTTTCTGATTTACCTCCTACGCATCCGATTAGATTGGGGCTTGCACTTAACTTCTCTGTCTTCTACTATGAGATTCTCAACTCGCCTGACCGCGCTTGCAACCTCGCCAAACAG GCTTTTGATGAAGCAATCTCTGAGCTGGACACATTAGGAGAAGAATCATACAAGGACAGCACGCTCATAATGCAACTTCTCCGTGACAATCTGACGCTCTGGACTTCTGACATCAAT GATGAGGCGGGTGGTGATGAGATCAAGGAGGCGTCAAAAGACGAGCCTGAAGAAGGCAAACAAGCTTAG
- the LOC125575642 gene encoding mannose-6-phosphate isomerase 1, whose protein sequence is MEIATVVKANGGYEADRRRRLRRLRCSVKDYAWGKIGSDSLVYRVYAANSDQPIDSTRPYAELWMGTHESGPSYLEDDDADGGSDGVTLRSWIAENPEALGDRVLEKWGCDLPFLFKVLSVGRALSIQSHPDKVLAKKLHKAHPNLYKDDNHKPEMALAYTQFEALCGFIPLQELKSVIRAIPEIEELVGSEEANQVFCISEHDEEKVKSAVRTIFTLLMSAGPDTTKQIVSKLKHRLHMESQERHLTDKERLVLKLEKQYPDDIGVISAFFFNYVKLNPGEALYLGANEPHAYLFGECIEVMATSDNVVRAGLTSKPLDIQTLCSMLSYKLGFPEILKGSRIRPYITRYLPPFEEFEVDLCDLPCGASTVFPSVPGPSLLLVLQGEGRMSTDASADEISMGDVLFVPADTEIHLKSSSDLKLYRAGINSRFLDSP, encoded by the exons ATGGAGATCGCTACTGTCGTCAAGGCAAATGGCGGTTACGAAGCGGATCGACGACGACGGCTCCGCCGGTTGAGATGCTCCGTGAAGGACTACGCTTGGGGCAAAATCGGGTCGGATTCACTCGTTTACAGAGTCTACGCGGCGAATTCGGATCAACCAATCGATTCGACGCGTCCTTACGCGGAGCTTTGGATGGGGACTCACGAGTCAGGTCCGAGTTACTTGGAGGATGATGATGCTGATGGTGGCTCCGATGGCGTAACGCTGAGATCGTGGATTGCTGAAAACCCTGAGGCTCTTGGAGATAGGGTTTTGGAGAAATGGGGTTGCGATCTTCCCTTTCTCTTCAAG GTGTTGTCGGTGGGAAGGGCCTTGTCGATTCAGTCACATCCAGATAAGGTTTTGGCGAAGAAATTGCATAAAGCTCATCCTAATCTTTATAAAGATGATAATCACAAACCTGAGATGGCATTGGCTTATACTCAGTTCGAGGCTCTTTGTGGGTTTATACCTCTACAG GAGCTTAAGAGTGTGATTCGTGCTATTCCTGAGATAGAAGAGCTTGTTGGGAGTGAAGAGGCAAACCAAGTCTTCTGCATCAGTGAACATGATGAGGAGAAAGTCAAATCTGCTGTCCGAACTATCTTCACCCTGCTAATGTCTGCAGGTCCCGACACAACAAAGCAAATCGTATCCAAACTGAAACACCGTCTGCATATGGAGAGtcag GAACGCCATCTGACAGACAAGGAACGGCTTGTTTTGAAGCTAGAGAAGCAGTATCCAGATGACATTGGGGTCATCTCGGCATTCTTCTTCAACTACGTGAAGCTCAATCCTGGTGAAGCTTTGTACCTTGGTGCAAACGAGCCACATGCGTACTTATTTGGTGAGTGCATTGAGGTCATGGCCACTTCAGACAACGTAGTACGAGCTGGCCTCACTTCCAAGCCTCTGGATATTCAAACACTTTGTTCCATGCTCTCATACAAACTG GGCTTTCCTGAGATCCTAAAGGGATCAAGGATTCGACCATACATCACAAGATACCTCCCACCTTTCGAGGAGTTTGAGGTTGATCTCTGTGATCTTCCCTGTGGAGCCTCGACGGTGTTTCCCTCTGTTCCAGGCCCTTCTCTTCTGCTTGTGCTCCAAGGCGAAGGAAGAATGTCTACAGACGCTTCAGCAGATGAGATTTCGATGGGAGATGTTCTGTTTGTGCCTGCAGATACTGAGATTCACTTGAAGTCTTCATCTGACTTGAAGCTGTACAGAGCAGGAATTAACAGTAGGTTTTTGGATTCTCCATAG
- the LOC106382859 gene encoding putative lipid phosphate phosphatase 3, chloroplastic isoform X1, giving the protein MPFPRFLNFGGLFQAVTNREPEISVTADNWVSPSDIPLIEPFSKEQHKMREAQLGAHTVRSHGMTLARTHMHDWIILVLLVVLECILLIIHPFYRFVGKDMMTDLSYPLKSNTVPIWSVPVYAMLLPLVIFISIYFRRRDVYDLHHAVLGLLYSVLVTAVLTDSIKNAVGRPRPDFFWRCFPDGKAVYDTLGDVICHGDKSVIREGHKSFPSGHTSWSFAGLGFLSLYLSGKIQAFDGKGHVAKLCIVILPLLVAALVGISRVDDYWHHWQDVFAGGLLGLVVSTFCYLQFFPPPYHTEAWGPYAYFQVLEAARAQAQAAENGVAQGGNGEEEDGGFMGLHLVDNPSMRREEEDVEAGRVPRG; this is encoded by the exons ATGCCTTTTCCGCGTTTTCTGAATTTTGGTGGGCTTTTTCAG GCTGTCACAAACCGGGAACCTGAGATTTCTGTGACTGCTGATAATTGGGTCTCACCATCTGACATTCCACTCATAGAACCTTTTAGTAAAGAG CAGCACAAGATGAGGGAGGCACAGCTAGGCGCGCACACTGTGAGGTCCCATGGAATGACACTCGCAAGGACCCACATGCACGACTGGATCATACTCGTACTACTCGTTGTCCTCGAGTGTATCCTCCTCATAATCCACCCGTTTTACCGCTTTGTCGGTAAAGACATGATGACTGATCTAAGCTACCCTCTAAAGAGTAACACCGTACCAATCTGGTCTGTCCCG GTCTATGCAATGCTGCTGCCATTGGTGATCTTCATATCTATCTACTTCCGTAGAAGAGACGTATACGATCTTCACCACGCGGTGCTAGGTCTGTTATACTCTGTTCTGGTGACGGCAGTGCTTACAGATTCGATAAAGAACGCAGTTGGTAGACCACGCCCTGACTTCTTCTGGCGTTGTTTTCCTGATGGCAAAGCt GTTTACGATACCCTTGGAGATGTGATATGCCATGGTGATAAAAGTGTCATAAGGGAAGGGCACAAAAGCTTCCCAAGCGGACACACCTCTT GGTCTTTTGCGGGTCTAGGATTCTTGTCGCTGTATTTATCAGGGAAGATTCAAGCGTTTGACGGTAAAGGCCACGTTGCGAAGCTATGCATTGTTATACTCCCTTTGCTAGTTGCGGCTCTTGTTGGTATATCCCGTGTGGATGACTATTGGCATCACTGGCAAGACGTCTTTGCAGGAGGCTTGCTAG GTCTCGTGGTGTCTACGTTCTGTTATCTTCAATTCTTTCCACCACCTTATCACACCGAAG CGTGGGGGCCATATGCTTACTTCCAAGTGTTGGAGGCGGCACGAGCGCAAGCGCAAGCAGCAGAGAATGGAGTGGCTCAGGGAGGTAACGGTGAAGAGGAAGACGGAGGGTTTATGGGTTTACATTTGGTGGATAATCCGAGTAtgaggagagaagaagaagatgtagaaGCTGGTAGAGTGCCTAGAGGTTGA
- the LOC106382859 gene encoding putative lipid phosphate phosphatase 3, chloroplastic isoform X4 encodes MREAQLGAHTVRSHGMTLARTHMHDWIILVLLVVLECILLIIHPFYRFVGKDMMTDLSYPLKSNTVPIWSVPVYAMLLPLVIFISIYFRRRDVYDLHHAVLGLLYSVLVTAVLTDSIKNAVGRPRPDFFWRCFPDGKAVYDTLGDVICHGDKSVIREGHKSFPSGHTSWSFAGLGFLSLYLSGKIQAFDGKGHVAKLCIVILPLLVAALVGISRVDDYWHHWQDVFAGGLLGLVVSTFCYLQFFPPPYHTEAWGPYAYFQVLEAARAQAQAAENGVAQGGNGEEEDGGFMGLHLVDNPSMRREEEDVEAGRVPRG; translated from the exons ATGAGGGAGGCACAGCTAGGCGCGCACACTGTGAGGTCCCATGGAATGACACTCGCAAGGACCCACATGCACGACTGGATCATACTCGTACTACTCGTTGTCCTCGAGTGTATCCTCCTCATAATCCACCCGTTTTACCGCTTTGTCGGTAAAGACATGATGACTGATCTAAGCTACCCTCTAAAGAGTAACACCGTACCAATCTGGTCTGTCCCG GTCTATGCAATGCTGCTGCCATTGGTGATCTTCATATCTATCTACTTCCGTAGAAGAGACGTATACGATCTTCACCACGCGGTGCTAGGTCTGTTATACTCTGTTCTGGTGACGGCAGTGCTTACAGATTCGATAAAGAACGCAGTTGGTAGACCACGCCCTGACTTCTTCTGGCGTTGTTTTCCTGATGGCAAAGCt GTTTACGATACCCTTGGAGATGTGATATGCCATGGTGATAAAAGTGTCATAAGGGAAGGGCACAAAAGCTTCCCAAGCGGACACACCTCTT GGTCTTTTGCGGGTCTAGGATTCTTGTCGCTGTATTTATCAGGGAAGATTCAAGCGTTTGACGGTAAAGGCCACGTTGCGAAGCTATGCATTGTTATACTCCCTTTGCTAGTTGCGGCTCTTGTTGGTATATCCCGTGTGGATGACTATTGGCATCACTGGCAAGACGTCTTTGCAGGAGGCTTGCTAG GTCTCGTGGTGTCTACGTTCTGTTATCTTCAATTCTTTCCACCACCTTATCACACCGAAG CGTGGGGGCCATATGCTTACTTCCAAGTGTTGGAGGCGGCACGAGCGCAAGCGCAAGCAGCAGAGAATGGAGTGGCTCAGGGAGGTAACGGTGAAGAGGAAGACGGAGGGTTTATGGGTTTACATTTGGTGGATAATCCGAGTAtgaggagagaagaagaagatgtagaaGCTGGTAGAGTGCCTAGAGGTTGA
- the LOC106382859 gene encoding putative lipid phosphate phosphatase 3, chloroplastic isoform X2, translating into MPFPRFLNFGGLFQAVTNREPEISVTADNWVSPSDIPLIEPFSKEHKMREAQLGAHTVRSHGMTLARTHMHDWIILVLLVVLECILLIIHPFYRFVGKDMMTDLSYPLKSNTVPIWSVPVYAMLLPLVIFISIYFRRRDVYDLHHAVLGLLYSVLVTAVLTDSIKNAVGRPRPDFFWRCFPDGKAVYDTLGDVICHGDKSVIREGHKSFPSGHTSWSFAGLGFLSLYLSGKIQAFDGKGHVAKLCIVILPLLVAALVGISRVDDYWHHWQDVFAGGLLGLVVSTFCYLQFFPPPYHTEAWGPYAYFQVLEAARAQAQAAENGVAQGGNGEEEDGGFMGLHLVDNPSMRREEEDVEAGRVPRG; encoded by the exons ATGCCTTTTCCGCGTTTTCTGAATTTTGGTGGGCTTTTTCAG GCTGTCACAAACCGGGAACCTGAGATTTCTGTGACTGCTGATAATTGGGTCTCACCATCTGACATTCCACTCATAGAACCTTTTAGTAAAGAG CACAAGATGAGGGAGGCACAGCTAGGCGCGCACACTGTGAGGTCCCATGGAATGACACTCGCAAGGACCCACATGCACGACTGGATCATACTCGTACTACTCGTTGTCCTCGAGTGTATCCTCCTCATAATCCACCCGTTTTACCGCTTTGTCGGTAAAGACATGATGACTGATCTAAGCTACCCTCTAAAGAGTAACACCGTACCAATCTGGTCTGTCCCG GTCTATGCAATGCTGCTGCCATTGGTGATCTTCATATCTATCTACTTCCGTAGAAGAGACGTATACGATCTTCACCACGCGGTGCTAGGTCTGTTATACTCTGTTCTGGTGACGGCAGTGCTTACAGATTCGATAAAGAACGCAGTTGGTAGACCACGCCCTGACTTCTTCTGGCGTTGTTTTCCTGATGGCAAAGCt GTTTACGATACCCTTGGAGATGTGATATGCCATGGTGATAAAAGTGTCATAAGGGAAGGGCACAAAAGCTTCCCAAGCGGACACACCTCTT GGTCTTTTGCGGGTCTAGGATTCTTGTCGCTGTATTTATCAGGGAAGATTCAAGCGTTTGACGGTAAAGGCCACGTTGCGAAGCTATGCATTGTTATACTCCCTTTGCTAGTTGCGGCTCTTGTTGGTATATCCCGTGTGGATGACTATTGGCATCACTGGCAAGACGTCTTTGCAGGAGGCTTGCTAG GTCTCGTGGTGTCTACGTTCTGTTATCTTCAATTCTTTCCACCACCTTATCACACCGAAG CGTGGGGGCCATATGCTTACTTCCAAGTGTTGGAGGCGGCACGAGCGCAAGCGCAAGCAGCAGAGAATGGAGTGGCTCAGGGAGGTAACGGTGAAGAGGAAGACGGAGGGTTTATGGGTTTACATTTGGTGGATAATCCGAGTAtgaggagagaagaagaagatgtagaaGCTGGTAGAGTGCCTAGAGGTTGA
- the LOC106382859 gene encoding putative lipid phosphate phosphatase 3, chloroplastic isoform X3, with protein sequence MPFPRFLNFGGLFQHKMREAQLGAHTVRSHGMTLARTHMHDWIILVLLVVLECILLIIHPFYRFVGKDMMTDLSYPLKSNTVPIWSVPVYAMLLPLVIFISIYFRRRDVYDLHHAVLGLLYSVLVTAVLTDSIKNAVGRPRPDFFWRCFPDGKAVYDTLGDVICHGDKSVIREGHKSFPSGHTSWSFAGLGFLSLYLSGKIQAFDGKGHVAKLCIVILPLLVAALVGISRVDDYWHHWQDVFAGGLLGLVVSTFCYLQFFPPPYHTEAWGPYAYFQVLEAARAQAQAAENGVAQGGNGEEEDGGFMGLHLVDNPSMRREEEDVEAGRVPRG encoded by the exons ATGCCTTTTCCGCGTTTTCTGAATTTTGGTGGGCTTTTTCAG CACAAGATGAGGGAGGCACAGCTAGGCGCGCACACTGTGAGGTCCCATGGAATGACACTCGCAAGGACCCACATGCACGACTGGATCATACTCGTACTACTCGTTGTCCTCGAGTGTATCCTCCTCATAATCCACCCGTTTTACCGCTTTGTCGGTAAAGACATGATGACTGATCTAAGCTACCCTCTAAAGAGTAACACCGTACCAATCTGGTCTGTCCCG GTCTATGCAATGCTGCTGCCATTGGTGATCTTCATATCTATCTACTTCCGTAGAAGAGACGTATACGATCTTCACCACGCGGTGCTAGGTCTGTTATACTCTGTTCTGGTGACGGCAGTGCTTACAGATTCGATAAAGAACGCAGTTGGTAGACCACGCCCTGACTTCTTCTGGCGTTGTTTTCCTGATGGCAAAGCt GTTTACGATACCCTTGGAGATGTGATATGCCATGGTGATAAAAGTGTCATAAGGGAAGGGCACAAAAGCTTCCCAAGCGGACACACCTCTT GGTCTTTTGCGGGTCTAGGATTCTTGTCGCTGTATTTATCAGGGAAGATTCAAGCGTTTGACGGTAAAGGCCACGTTGCGAAGCTATGCATTGTTATACTCCCTTTGCTAGTTGCGGCTCTTGTTGGTATATCCCGTGTGGATGACTATTGGCATCACTGGCAAGACGTCTTTGCAGGAGGCTTGCTAG GTCTCGTGGTGTCTACGTTCTGTTATCTTCAATTCTTTCCACCACCTTATCACACCGAAG CGTGGGGGCCATATGCTTACTTCCAAGTGTTGGAGGCGGCACGAGCGCAAGCGCAAGCAGCAGAGAATGGAGTGGCTCAGGGAGGTAACGGTGAAGAGGAAGACGGAGGGTTTATGGGTTTACATTTGGTGGATAATCCGAGTAtgaggagagaagaagaagatgtagaaGCTGGTAGAGTGCCTAGAGGTTGA